The proteins below are encoded in one region of Hordeum vulgare subsp. vulgare chromosome 3H, MorexV3_pseudomolecules_assembly, whole genome shotgun sequence:
- the LOC123444146 gene encoding caffeoylshikimate esterase-like gives MAAISQLQRIAGPRHAGAPRAGTVRRASVAVAAGKAPLPRLEGASEELRAAAAQSLDWAPARRRVRAAFAPVLPTLDHCLFKMAPKGIQMEENFETNSKGVEIFWKSWLPREGTPTKAALFFCHGYGDTCTFFFEGVAKRIAAAGYAVYAMDYPGFGLSYGLHGYIASFDGMVDHVIEQYARIRGRKDVQGLPYFLLGQSMGGAVALKVHLKQPKEWDGVLLVAPMCKISEDVTPPAPVLKALSILSCLLPEAKLFPQKDIGDLGFRDPVKRKLCEYNAISYNDQMRLRTAVELLKATKDIESQLEKICSPLLILHGAADLVTDPHVSQFLYEKASTKDKTLKLYEGAYHSILEGEPDDRISTAIKDIISWLDSHC, from the exons ATGGCGGCGATCTCGCAGTTGCAGCGCATCGCGGGGCCGCGCCATGCCGGGGCGCCGCGGGCGGGGACTGTGAGGCGCGCGTCGGTCGCGGTCGCCGCAGGgaaggcgccgttgccgaggctgGAGGGCGCCAGCGAGGAGCTGAGGGCCGCGGCGGCGCAGAGCCTCGACTgggcgccggcgcgccggcgcgtGCGCGCGGCCTTCGCGCCCGTGCTCCCCACGCTCGACCACTGCCTGTTCAAG ATGGCGCCCAAGGGAATCCAGATGGAAGAG AATTTTGAGACCAACTCAAAGGGAGTTGAAATATTCTGGAAGAGTTGGCTGCCTAGGGAGGGCACTCCCACCAAGGCAGCGCTTTTCTTCTGCCATGGGTATGGAGATACCTGCACTTTCTTTTTTGAAG GGGTCGCTAAGAGAATAGCCGCTGCTGGATATGCAGTATATGCTATGGATTATCCTGGTTTTGGATTATCGTATGGTCTTCATGGCTACATCGCAAGCTTTGATGGAATGGTGGACCATGTCATTGAACAATATGCGAGAATAAGAG GAAGGAAAGACGTGCAAGGGCTCCCATACTTTCTCTTGGGGCAGTCAATGGGAGGTGCGGTGGCTCTGAAAGTACACTTAAAGCAACCAAAAGAATGGGATGGAGTGCTTCTTGTTGCACCTATGTGCAAG ATTTCAGAAGATGTCACACCACCAGCGCCAGTGTTGAAGGCATTGAGCATATTATCATGCCTTCTTCCAGAAGCGAAGTTATTTCCGCAAAAAGACATAGGAGATTTGGGATTCAGGGATCCAGTGAAGAGAAAATTA TGTGAGTACAACGCGATATCATATAATGACCAGATGAGGTTGAGGACAGCAGTTGAACTTTTGAAGGCTACAAAGGACATTGAATCCCAATTGGAAAAA ATTTGTTCCCCATTGCTGATTCTTCATGGAGCAGCAGACCTGGTAACCGACCCTCATGTGAGTCAATTTCTGTACGAGAAGGCCAGCACGAAAGACAAGACCCTGAAACTCTATGAAGGTGCCTACCACTCTATCCTCGAGGGAGAGCCTGACGACCGGATTTCAACCGCCATCAAGGACATCATTTCCTGGCTGGATTCACACTGTTGA